The following coding sequences lie in one Frigoribacterium sp. SL97 genomic window:
- a CDS encoding Rv3654c family TadE-like protein translates to MTVRQLLGSDRGSSSVLAAGGLVTITVLAVALVGSHSALAVRSRTAGAADASALAAADALSGAVVGAACDRAAATAEANGVSLSACVVAGAEVTVEVSTTFGPLDVGARATAGPPPATAPSRGGGP, encoded by the coding sequence ATGACCGTCCGCCAGCTCCTCGGGAGCGACCGCGGCAGCTCGAGCGTGCTGGCGGCCGGCGGGCTCGTGACGATCACCGTCCTCGCCGTCGCTCTCGTCGGATCGCACTCGGCCCTCGCGGTCCGGTCGCGCACGGCCGGGGCGGCCGACGCGTCGGCGCTCGCCGCAGCCGACGCCCTGTCGGGGGCCGTCGTCGGTGCCGCCTGCGACCGCGCCGCCGCGACCGCCGAGGCGAACGGCGTCTCCCTCTCGGCCTGCGTCGTCGCGGGTGCGGAGGTCACGGTGGAGGTCTCGACGACCTTCGGTCCCCTCGACGTCGGGGCCCGGGCGACCGCCGGTCCGCCGCCCGCGACGGCCCCGTCCCGGGGTGGCGGCCCGTGA
- a CDS encoding TadE family type IV pilus minor pilin, producing MTTGVRARLVRLLRRVDDERGSATVEFAMTMPALILVVSFVAASLGVTSQSVRLADAAAVVARQTARGDRGSVGSTLARLAPGAAVSESVTADLVCVDLRRQVRLGLVGEVVLASRSCAPRAGG from the coding sequence GTGACGACCGGGGTCCGTGCGCGCCTCGTCCGTCTCCTCCGTCGAGTGGACGACGAGAGGGGAAGCGCGACGGTCGAGTTCGCGATGACGATGCCCGCCCTGATCCTGGTCGTCTCGTTCGTCGCGGCGAGCCTGGGCGTGACCTCGCAGTCGGTCCGCCTCGCCGACGCCGCCGCCGTGGTCGCCCGGCAGACCGCCCGGGGCGACCGTGGTTCGGTGGGCTCGACCCTCGCCCGACTCGCGCCGGGCGCGGCGGTGTCCGAGTCCGTCACCGCCGACCTCGTCTGCGTCGACCTCCGCCGGCAGGTACGGCTCGGTCTCGTCGGCGAGGTCGTGTTGGCCTCCCGCAGCTGCGCACCGCGGGCCGGGGGATGA
- a CDS encoding DUF4244 domain-containing protein translates to MTVAETPSPAVPTSGPPSPARRASPAGRLAPFGRLASVARRVARADDGAATAEYAIVIMAAVGFAGLLVTIMRSDEVRSILSDLVRSALSVG, encoded by the coding sequence ATGACCGTTGCCGAGACCCCGTCGCCCGCCGTCCCCACGTCAGGCCCTCCGTCCCCAGCTCGCCGTGCCTCCCCGGCCGGCCGCCTCGCCCCGTTCGGCCGCCTCGCCTCGGTCGCGCGTCGCGTCGCCCGGGCCGACGACGGTGCCGCCACGGCCGAGTACGCCATCGTGATCATGGCCGCGGTGGGCTTCGCCGGCCTGCTCGTCACGATCATGAGGTCGGACGAGGTCCGGAGCATCCTCTCCGACCTGGTCCGGTCCGCCCTGTCGGTCGGGTGA